The following coding sequences are from one Microaerobacter geothermalis window:
- a CDS encoding metal-dependent hydrolase: MDIIYHGHSCFEIRGQKESLIIDPFITGNPQAKIGVKDIRVNYVLITHGHGDHVGDAIDIAKGNDATIVAPYELATYMGWKGAKAHPMHIGGSRQFSIGRIKLTQAFHGSSDVNDAEKNIVYLGMPCGYLITIEGKTIYHAGDTALFGDMKLIGELNSIDVALLPIGDNFTMGPEDALLAAKWVRAKLVIPMHFNTFPVIQQNPEEFVMQLRKEGISGKVLSSGEKLTL; this comes from the coding sequence ATGGATATTATTTATCACGGACACAGTTGTTTTGAAATTCGTGGCCAGAAGGAGTCATTGATTATTGACCCGTTTATTACTGGTAATCCCCAAGCCAAGATCGGTGTGAAGGATATCAGGGTGAATTACGTGTTGATTACCCATGGACATGGAGATCATGTTGGTGATGCAATAGATATTGCCAAGGGAAATGATGCAACGATTGTCGCCCCCTATGAGTTGGCCACATATATGGGATGGAAGGGAGCAAAAGCTCATCCTATGCATATCGGTGGTTCCAGACAATTTTCTATTGGTCGGATCAAGCTGACCCAAGCTTTCCATGGTTCCAGTGACGTAAATGATGCCGAGAAAAACATTGTTTACTTGGGGATGCCCTGTGGTTACCTCATTACCATAGAAGGGAAGACCATTTATCACGCTGGGGATACCGCTCTTTTTGGAGATATGAAACTAATTGGAGAGTTAAATTCTATTGATGTCGCTCTTCTCCCGATCGGAGACAATTTTACCATGGGACCGGAGGATGCGCTGCTGGCTGCCAAGTGGGTAAGGGCTAAATTGGTTATTCCCATGCATTTTAATACGTTCCCTGTCATCCAGCAAAACCCTGAAGAATTTGTAATGCAATTAAGGAAGGAAGGTATATCCGGGAAAGTCCTATCTTCAGGAGAGAAGTTGACCTTGTAA
- a CDS encoding CBS domain-containing protein: protein MSTKHEQILKHIEGLEVGAKISVRQIAKELEVSEGTAYRAIKEAEAQGLVSTIERVGTVRIEKKQRENIEKLTFAEVVNIVDGQVLGGKEGLHKTLNKFVIGAMKLEAMMRYVDKGSLLIVGNRDQAHKLSLKNGAAVLITGGFDADDEVKRLADELELPIISSSYDTFTVASLINRAIYDRLIKKEIMMVEDILIPIEATDYLMTAETVQDWHRLQIKTGHSRYPVLDHQLKVQGIVTSKDILGHHMETSIEKVMTKNPITVSPKTSVASAAHMMVWEGIELLPVVDHYRKLLGIISRQDVLKALQYIQKQPQIGETFEDLILTQFEEIKGDRGIFFKGVVSPQMTNHLGILSNGVLSTLINESGNRALRQYKKGDLVPENMIIYFLKPIQLESIIEIHPHVLEVSRKFGKVDVEIYHDHQLVGKAMLTAQVIEK from the coding sequence ATGTCGACAAAACATGAGCAAATTTTAAAGCACATTGAAGGATTAGAGGTTGGCGCGAAAATTTCTGTCAGGCAAATTGCCAAAGAATTGGAAGTAAGCGAAGGAACTGCTTACCGTGCGATCAAAGAGGCAGAAGCTCAAGGGTTGGTCAGTACCATTGAAAGGGTCGGGACCGTTCGGATTGAAAAGAAGCAAAGGGAGAATATTGAAAAGCTTACATTTGCTGAAGTTGTGAATATTGTAGACGGACAGGTGTTAGGCGGGAAGGAAGGGCTGCATAAAACCCTGAATAAATTTGTCATCGGAGCAATGAAGTTGGAAGCGATGATGAGATATGTGGATAAAGGGAGTCTTCTTATCGTGGGTAATCGGGATCAGGCCCATAAATTATCCTTGAAAAACGGTGCGGCGGTATTGATTACCGGAGGGTTTGATGCAGATGATGAGGTAAAACGATTGGCTGACGAATTGGAGTTGCCGATTATTTCAAGCAGTTATGATACTTTTACCGTGGCCTCCTTAATCAATAGGGCCATCTATGACCGTTTAATTAAAAAAGAAATCATGATGGTGGAAGATATATTAATTCCGATTGAAGCAACGGATTATTTAATGACTGCTGAAACGGTACAGGATTGGCATCGGCTTCAAATTAAAACAGGACATTCCCGCTATCCTGTCTTGGATCATCAGTTAAAGGTTCAGGGAATTGTTACCTCAAAGGATATTTTGGGTCATCACATGGAAACCTCAATTGAAAAGGTCATGACGAAGAATCCAATTACGGTATCTCCGAAAACTTCCGTTGCATCAGCCGCCCATATGATGGTATGGGAAGGAATTGAACTTCTCCCGGTCGTTGACCATTACCGGAAACTCCTTGGAATTATCAGCAGACAGGATGTTTTGAAAGCGCTTCAGTATATTCAAAAACAGCCGCAAATAGGGGAAACCTTTGAGGATTTGATTTTAACCCAATTTGAAGAAATAAAAGGAGATAGAGGAATTTTCTTTAAAGGGGTGGTTTCGCCCCAGATGACCAACCACCTGGGCATCCTTTCTAACGGCGTTTTAAGCACGTTAATCAATGAATCGGGAAATCGGGCATTAAGGCAATATAAAAAAGGGGATTTAGTTCCAGAAAATATGATTATTTATTTTCTTAAGCCTATTCAGTTGGAGAGTATCATTGAGATACACCCCCACGTACTGGAGGTCAGCCGGAAATTTGGAAAGGTGGATGTGGAAATTTATCATGATCATCAGTTAGTAGGTAAGGCGATGTTAACGGCTCAGGTCATAGAAAAATAA
- a CDS encoding YtrH family sporulation protein gives MITFFITVALDFFVAFGVVLGGSILGGISAFLTHQPPMDTMADLAEKLKIWALVAAIGGTFDPIYELEKGFMSGEMSPVIKQVLYILSAFYGAHVGTQVIKWIVKGEL, from the coding sequence ATGATCACTTTTTTTATCACAGTGGCCCTTGATTTTTTTGTTGCCTTTGGAGTCGTACTGGGGGGGTCAATACTTGGCGGAATCAGCGCGTTTCTTACTCATCAGCCTCCAATGGACACCATGGCGGATTTGGCAGAAAAATTAAAGATATGGGCCCTCGTAGCGGCAATTGGAGGAACGTTTGATCCTATCTATGAATTGGAAAAAGGATTTATGTCAGGAGAGATGTCCCCAGTGATAAAGCAGGTCCTGTATATCCTCTCAGCCTTCTACGGCGCACATGTTGGAACTCAGGTCATTAAGTGGATCGTGAAGGGGGAACTGTAA